A stretch of Syntrophaceae bacterium DNA encodes these proteins:
- a CDS encoding uracil-DNA glycosylase, which yields MSAIPTDPRSELHRIVSSLREYAEWERESRRRMSFFCEAGALPAESGTAGTTPVGQIMESLPVKGTLEDVRAEMGDCRRCPLAASRKNLVFGEGNPRAELVFVGEAPGADEDAQGRPFVGRAGQLLTRIIEAMKLQRSDVYICNILKCRPPGNRNPEPGEIGACEPFLRKQLEAIGPRVICALGTFAAKTLLKTESPITVLRGRFHDYQGIRLMPTYHPAYLLRNPGAKKMVWEDVQMIMQELGTL from the coding sequence ATGAGCGCAATCCCGACCGATCCGCGCAGCGAACTCCACCGGATCGTTTCATCTCTCCGGGAATACGCAGAGTGGGAGCGGGAATCCCGACGACGCATGTCGTTCTTCTGCGAGGCAGGGGCTCTGCCGGCGGAGTCCGGAACGGCCGGGACGACGCCGGTTGGGCAGATCATGGAGAGTCTTCCGGTGAAAGGCACCCTGGAGGACGTACGCGCGGAGATGGGGGATTGCCGACGCTGTCCTCTTGCGGCTTCCCGGAAGAACCTGGTCTTTGGCGAGGGGAATCCGCGGGCGGAACTGGTCTTCGTGGGAGAGGCGCCGGGAGCCGACGAGGATGCCCAGGGACGTCCGTTCGTAGGAAGGGCGGGTCAGCTCCTGACACGCATCATCGAGGCTATGAAGCTCCAGCGGTCCGACGTGTACATCTGCAACATCCTGAAGTGCCGCCCTCCGGGGAACCGCAATCCCGAACCGGGGGAGATCGGGGCCTGCGAGCCTTTTCTCCGGAAGCAGCTCGAGGCCATCGGGCCGCGTGTCATCTGTGCCCTGGGAACGTTCGCGGCCAAGACCCTGCTGAAGACGGAGTCGCCGATCACGGTCCTCCGGGGCCGTTTCCACGACTATCAGGGGATCCGGCTCATGCCGACCTATCACCCGGCCTACCTGCTTCGGAATCCCGGAGCGAAGAAGATGGTCTGGGAGGACGTCCAGATGATCATGCAGGAATTGGGGACTTTATGA